Proteins encoded in a region of the Candidatus Methylacidithermus pantelleriae genome:
- a CDS encoding RsmE family RNA methyltransferase — protein MHRYFCPQPESGLLSPGESHHCQRVHRQVPGDLIRVFDGQGREWTARLLGTEGKSVRFELLELHTSPPPFPLVGLGLALIKARALEWALEKSVELGVREIHLVRTVHSVVHWRDPEVSQKLARWQTVVIEAAKQCGQTWLPELFAPASIEGFLSRVPPNASKFLASLRSDAIPWKEAWAKVCHASPIFLMIGPEGDFTPEEEEQARAKGFVPVSLGPLTLRSETAALCLLSALRLFA, from the coding sequence ATGCACCGCTACTTTTGTCCCCAGCCCGAGTCGGGTCTTCTTTCTCCAGGAGAGTCACACCACTGCCAGAGAGTTCACCGGCAGGTCCCTGGAGACCTCATCCGGGTCTTTGATGGACAGGGAAGAGAATGGACGGCACGTCTTTTAGGGACCGAAGGAAAGTCTGTCCGCTTCGAGCTTTTGGAACTCCATACCAGTCCACCACCCTTCCCCTTGGTTGGGCTTGGGCTTGCCCTCATCAAGGCAAGGGCGTTGGAATGGGCTCTGGAAAAGTCGGTCGAACTGGGAGTAAGGGAGATTCATCTTGTCCGAACGGTTCACAGCGTCGTCCATTGGAGAGACCCTGAGGTCTCTCAAAAACTGGCCCGATGGCAAACTGTTGTGATTGAGGCTGCCAAACAGTGTGGACAAACGTGGCTGCCGGAGCTTTTCGCCCCAGCCTCCATAGAAGGTTTTCTCTCTAGAGTGCCACCAAACGCTTCCAAGTTCCTGGCCAGTCTTCGATCCGACGCAATCCCGTGGAAGGAAGCCTGGGCGAAGGTTTGCCATGCATCACCCATCTTTCTCATGATTGGACCGGAAGGCGATTTTACGCCCGAGGAGGAAGAACAAGCTCGGGCAAAAGGGTTTGTTCCCGTCTCTTTGGGACCCCTTACCTTGCGAAGCGAAACGGCCGCCTTGTGTCTCCTTTCGGCCCTGCGTCTTTTTGCCTAA
- a CDS encoding NAD-dependent epimerase/dehydratase family protein, whose protein sequence is MSDIVLVTGGGGFIGSNLLLALQSLYPAEQLITIDNFQSSDFRNLEGYRGDLILADLHEDQWRRWIPAKKVKLVFHLASLTDTTVLDPKAHLLCNVEGWRRLLDHFAQVSTRIIYASSASVYGIRPGVQKVGDPLRPANAYAFSKVLMENLANSFCSQNPDRVLVGLRYFNVYGPREAHKRKSASMAWQLAQQIRNQKRVRIFVDGHQRRDFVYIHDAVQATVAAAHAPLSPGHWRFNVGSGRSHSFLELVTFLAHTLGERAEVEFFECPYPFYQTHTEADLFETRRFLGFEPAFSLEKGLADYHQSGWLV, encoded by the coding sequence ATGAGCGATATCGTACTTGTCACCGGAGGAGGAGGGTTTATCGGATCCAATCTTCTCTTGGCCCTGCAGAGTCTTTACCCAGCGGAACAATTGATCACGATTGATAATTTTCAAAGCTCTGACTTTCGAAATCTCGAAGGGTACCGGGGAGATTTGATCCTAGCGGACCTTCACGAAGACCAGTGGCGTCGATGGATTCCCGCAAAAAAGGTGAAGCTTGTCTTCCATCTGGCATCTCTTACCGATACTACAGTGCTAGATCCTAAAGCGCATCTCCTTTGCAATGTGGAAGGGTGGAGAAGACTTCTGGATCACTTTGCCCAAGTTTCTACACGGATTATCTACGCTTCCTCGGCGAGCGTGTACGGGATCCGTCCCGGGGTCCAGAAAGTTGGCGATCCCTTGCGACCCGCCAACGCGTACGCGTTTTCCAAAGTTCTCATGGAAAATCTAGCCAACTCCTTCTGCAGCCAGAATCCCGACCGCGTTCTGGTTGGTCTGCGTTATTTCAACGTATATGGTCCCCGAGAGGCGCATAAAAGGAAATCGGCCAGTATGGCTTGGCAGCTGGCCCAGCAAATCCGCAACCAAAAACGAGTGCGGATTTTTGTCGACGGGCACCAGAGGAGGGATTTCGTGTACATCCACGACGCAGTGCAAGCAACGGTTGCCGCTGCACATGCTCCGCTGTCGCCGGGACACTGGCGGTTCAATGTGGGATCCGGAAGATCCCACTCCTTTCTGGAACTGGTCACTTTTCTCGCCCACACCTTGGGAGAAAGAGCGGAAGTTGAATTTTTTGAGTGCCCGTATCCTTTTTATCAAACCCATACCGAGGCGGATCTTTTCGAAACGAGGCGATTCCTTGGGTTTGAACCAGCCTTTTCCTTGGAAAAAGGCTTGGCTGACTATCACCAGAGTGGCTGGCTTGTATAA
- a CDS encoding FIST signal transduction protein, with product MTTRPEASMRGVGCLKTGVFEEGEVRKVACSLREQLGQPPDLALLFASPEYRSFLPDLLELVTIHGQASVLVGCTGSSVIGEAKEWEDRPGFSLAFFSLPGCRLTPFPLLEPRGEGLADPAATLSQRGVDLDRLRGALVFYDPFEFPIENWLVLWNEALPGFPVGGGAAGGKAQENEAWVFWDRQTVPGGIGLAFEGPLYFHCVVSQGCRPIGEAYPVTRADRNILYTLGPDSAYQVLHRAFESLTEEEKEKARGRILIGMALPEALSGTRGEGFVVRNVLGADPVSGAVAIGMMAQPGQTLQYQLCEARAASHALGRLLTKAYRDLEMRPPVGAFLFACNGRGRRLFGIPDHDVGMVSRFFPDIPIVGFFANGELGPVGLFSYLHSFSASIVFLGPEPAQVR from the coding sequence ATGACTACCCGGCCAGAAGCGAGCATGCGTGGAGTCGGTTGCCTAAAGACCGGCGTCTTTGAGGAGGGAGAAGTGCGCAAGGTTGCGTGTTCCCTTCGGGAGCAATTAGGGCAACCACCGGATCTTGCGCTCCTTTTTGCTTCACCCGAATATCGTTCCTTTCTTCCGGATCTTTTGGAGCTTGTTACCATCCACGGTCAGGCCTCGGTTTTGGTAGGGTGTACGGGTTCTAGCGTCATTGGAGAAGCAAAAGAGTGGGAGGATCGTCCTGGGTTTTCTCTTGCTTTTTTTTCGCTGCCCGGTTGTCGCCTGACCCCTTTTCCTCTCCTGGAGCCAAGGGGAGAAGGTCTCGCGGACCCTGCCGCAACCCTTTCACAAAGAGGGGTGGATTTGGACCGGTTGCGGGGAGCTCTTGTGTTTTATGATCCCTTTGAGTTTCCGATCGAAAACTGGCTGGTGCTTTGGAATGAAGCTTTGCCCGGCTTTCCGGTTGGTGGGGGGGCTGCGGGAGGAAAGGCGCAAGAGAACGAAGCTTGGGTCTTTTGGGATCGGCAGACCGTGCCCGGAGGGATCGGCTTAGCGTTTGAGGGGCCGCTCTATTTCCATTGTGTCGTATCTCAAGGATGCCGACCGATTGGGGAGGCTTATCCCGTTACTCGAGCCGACCGGAATATTCTCTATACACTTGGACCTGACTCGGCATACCAGGTTCTCCATCGTGCGTTTGAATCTCTTACTGAGGAGGAAAAAGAAAAAGCGCGAGGTAGGATTCTCATCGGGATGGCACTTCCTGAGGCTTTGTCCGGGACCCGGGGCGAAGGGTTTGTCGTCCGGAATGTTTTGGGAGCCGACCCGGTTTCCGGGGCGGTGGCGATTGGCATGATGGCTCAGCCGGGTCAGACCCTCCAATACCAGCTTTGTGAAGCCAGGGCCGCTTCCCATGCCTTAGGGCGCTTGCTCACTAAAGCCTATCGGGATCTGGAGATGCGGCCACCGGTCGGGGCGTTTCTTTTCGCTTGCAACGGTCGTGGCCGGCGGCTTTTTGGGATTCCCGACCACGATGTAGGGATGGTCAGCCGGTTTTTTCCAGACATTCCTATCGTTGGCTTCTTTGCCAATGGAGAACTGGGTCCGGTTGGGCTCTTTAGCTACCTGCACTCGTTTAGCGCCTCGATCGTTTTTCTTGGGCCCGAGCCAGCTCAGGTTCGCTAG
- a CDS encoding bifunctional aminoglycoside phosphotransferase/ATP-binding protein has protein sequence MEEPSVLADHLLLSFLSSPQSYPHRPRRVELLQTHISYVAIAPPYVFKVKKPVNFGFVDFSTLEKRRYYSVREVELNRRFCPAVYLGVVPIYAEGSNLRFGAGQRVAEYAVQMRRLRRRYFLRQLLARGEVGEREIETIAQALARFYHAESPILNAVGALESFRRVTEENFRQTRSSVGVVLSRATYEALQYFTELFYALKGSQLDQRKRDGWVRDCHGDLHSEHIHLAPKGLCIYDCIEFNDEFRCIDVAYDFAFLAMDLHFLGYPSLAEIFLGRMIEELADPGCRGVLDFYCAQRAYIRGKVACFKANDTRVPEKERTEAVEIGRRYFALALQYALCGLTTTAVVVMGKVGTGKSTLAEALARETSLPYLSTDCLRKELLGLPPTYRPGEAQRQEFYREEAVEQVYQVLYERAESFLRKGQSVVLDGTFGKRSRREALRNRLKSLGKACVFIEVDTPDPLRVERVTVRSVTQSGASDAQPQDLAVLDSLYESPEELEPSQRVRVSGVGSSEEVVSRALLALIQKRLLQELS, from the coding sequence ATGGAGGAGCCAAGCGTTTTAGCCGATCATCTTCTGCTTTCGTTTCTTTCCTCGCCTCAATCCTATCCGCATCGGCCTCGGCGGGTGGAGCTTTTACAGACCCACATCTCCTACGTAGCCATTGCACCTCCGTATGTGTTTAAAGTAAAAAAACCGGTCAACTTCGGGTTTGTGGATTTTTCTACCTTAGAAAAGCGCCGGTACTATTCGGTAAGGGAGGTAGAACTCAACCGCCGGTTCTGTCCGGCGGTGTATTTAGGGGTTGTCCCTATCTATGCAGAAGGGTCAAACCTCCGGTTCGGGGCGGGGCAAAGAGTGGCGGAATATGCTGTCCAGATGCGGCGCCTTCGGCGGAGGTATTTTCTTAGACAGCTTCTAGCCCGGGGGGAGGTGGGGGAGAGGGAGATCGAAACCATCGCACAGGCGCTTGCGCGTTTCTACCACGCAGAATCCCCTATTCTCAATGCCGTAGGGGCCCTGGAGAGTTTTCGAAGGGTTACCGAGGAAAATTTCCGGCAAACGCGTTCTAGCGTGGGGGTCGTGCTTTCGCGAGCCACCTATGAGGCACTGCAATATTTCACAGAACTTTTTTATGCTCTTAAAGGATCCCAGCTTGACCAGCGGAAGAGGGACGGATGGGTGCGGGACTGTCACGGGGACCTTCATAGCGAGCATATTCACTTGGCACCCAAAGGACTGTGTATTTACGACTGCATTGAGTTTAATGACGAATTCCGGTGTATTGATGTGGCCTACGATTTTGCGTTTTTGGCGATGGATCTCCACTTTCTGGGCTACCCGAGCTTAGCGGAGATCTTCCTAGGACGAATGATAGAGGAGCTGGCGGATCCGGGTTGCCGCGGTGTTTTGGACTTTTACTGTGCTCAGCGTGCGTACATACGAGGTAAGGTGGCGTGCTTTAAAGCCAACGACACGAGGGTTCCGGAGAAGGAACGGACGGAAGCCGTTGAGATTGGGCGCAGGTATTTTGCGCTGGCGCTTCAGTATGCTCTTTGTGGTCTGACAACCACGGCTGTGGTTGTCATGGGAAAAGTTGGTACGGGAAAAAGCACGCTTGCGGAGGCGCTGGCCCGTGAGACGAGCTTGCCCTATCTCTCGACAGATTGCCTTCGCAAGGAACTTTTGGGCTTGCCTCCAACCTATCGCCCGGGCGAAGCCCAAAGACAAGAGTTCTATCGTGAGGAGGCGGTTGAGCAGGTGTACCAGGTGCTGTATGAGAGAGCGGAGAGCTTTTTACGCAAGGGGCAAAGCGTGGTGCTTGACGGTACCTTTGGGAAGCGATCGCGCCGCGAGGCATTGCGGAACCGCCTGAAAAGCTTGGGTAAAGCCTGCGTATTTATTGAAGTGGATACTCCTGATCCGTTACGGGTGGAACGCGTTACCGTGCGGTCGGTGACTCAAAGCGGCGCCTCCGACGCTCAGCCGCAGGATCTTGCGGTTTTGGATTCTTTGTATGAATCTCCGGAAGAGTTAGAGCCTTCTCAGCGGGTTCGGGTTTCCGGGGTGGGCTCTTCGGAGGAGGTTGTGTCGCGAGCCCTTCTGGCCCTTATCCAAAAGAGATTGTTGCAGGAACTCTCCTAA
- a CDS encoding ABC transporter permease: MSPVQLGRRALALVSPTGQGDTFWWRFLLPWNALAYFYRYRYLIAQLAWREIAGRYKGTHLGVLWSLVNPLLLLGVFLLVFGLIFEGKFNRGIGETRTDYALGLFCGLSIFNFVAEVISRSPTLLVSNANYVTKVVFPLEVLGLAMVLGAFVHLLLNFSILLLGCWVFHGALPPTTPIALFLFIPLGLLGLGIAWTLSALGVFVRDVTAVLETGIQVLMYGSAIFYSPDLIPRKLAWVELLIRFNPIAQIINETRRAIVFGFPLNEERCLYVWIVGGVGAFIGLAFFLRSRHAFADVL, from the coding sequence ATGAGTCCTGTGCAACTAGGCCGCCGAGCGCTTGCTCTGGTGTCCCCTACGGGTCAAGGCGACACTTTTTGGTGGCGATTTCTTTTGCCCTGGAACGCTCTGGCTTATTTCTACCGGTATCGTTACCTGATTGCCCAGCTGGCTTGGCGAGAAATTGCCGGCAGGTATAAGGGAACTCACCTGGGTGTTCTCTGGTCCTTGGTTAACCCGCTCCTTCTTCTGGGAGTTTTTCTTCTCGTGTTTGGCTTGATTTTTGAAGGAAAATTCAACCGTGGGATCGGGGAGACCCGGACCGACTACGCTCTGGGGCTATTTTGCGGCCTGAGCATCTTTAATTTCGTCGCGGAGGTTATTTCGCGTAGCCCGACTCTCCTTGTGTCGAACGCTAACTACGTGACCAAAGTCGTCTTCCCCTTGGAAGTACTAGGACTTGCGATGGTTCTTGGCGCTTTTGTCCACCTTTTGCTCAATTTTTCCATTCTTCTCCTCGGATGTTGGGTCTTTCATGGGGCTCTTCCTCCGACTACACCGATCGCGCTTTTCCTTTTCATTCCCCTGGGCCTCTTGGGTCTAGGAATTGCTTGGACTTTGTCGGCCCTCGGGGTCTTTGTTCGGGATGTAACAGCCGTCCTGGAAACCGGAATCCAGGTACTGATGTACGGGAGCGCCATTTTTTACTCGCCAGACCTCATTCCAAGGAAATTGGCATGGGTCGAACTTTTGATCCGGTTCAATCCGATTGCCCAGATCATTAACGAAACTCGGCGGGCCATTGTTTTCGGGTTTCCCTTAAATGAAGAGCGTTGTCTTTACGTTTGGATCGTCGGCGGGGTGGGGGCGTTCATCGGGCTTGCGTTTTTCCTTCGTAGCCGGCACGCCTTTGCTGATGTCCTCTAG
- a CDS encoding AAA family ATPase has protein sequence MEGTPPPLNPEEFQRRFQEFLRGPFLFPWARGAESARQQEPSKAKEKVLQFSLTPKQVKAYLDRFVIKQEEAKKVLSVAVCDHYNFIRSAVEGRPQPNYVKQNVLLIGPTGVGKTYLVRCIAQLIGVPMVHADATKFSETGYVGADVEDLVRQLVQEANGDVELAQYGIIYLDEVDKLATPLGVLGRDVSGRGVQANLLKLMEETEVPLRAAYDVQGQIQALLELQQGKPLQKTINTRYILFVVSGAFEKLTEIVARRLSKAQVGFQPRTPTQTPRWEDLWEEATTEDFIEYGLEPEFVGRLPVRVACSPLDEEDLFRILRDSEGSILKQYEASLRAYGIETEFTEAALRAIARKASGEKTGARGLMTILERILRPLKFELPGAGQGRLLIDQDFVEDPRGGLPRILDRWQQEQARNRAQELEEFAASFAQQHGLSLEFSPQAVDRLLAEASLEAGAVRRLCEEKFRDFEYGLKLIQKSTGRTRFTISEEAVLDPQGVLNRWVADACGGTTPDESSA, from the coding sequence ATGGAGGGTACACCGCCCCCGCTAAACCCTGAAGAATTCCAGCGTCGATTCCAAGAGTTCCTTCGCGGGCCTTTTCTTTTCCCATGGGCACGCGGTGCAGAATCCGCACGACAGCAGGAACCCAGTAAGGCTAAGGAAAAAGTTTTGCAATTCTCCCTTACCCCTAAGCAAGTCAAGGCTTACCTTGACCGCTTCGTCATCAAGCAAGAGGAAGCAAAGAAGGTTCTATCGGTAGCCGTCTGTGACCACTATAACTTCATCCGGTCAGCGGTAGAGGGTCGACCCCAGCCCAATTATGTCAAGCAAAACGTTCTTTTGATCGGGCCGACCGGGGTTGGCAAAACCTATCTTGTCCGGTGTATTGCGCAGTTAATCGGGGTTCCCATGGTGCACGCAGACGCGACCAAATTCTCAGAAACCGGGTATGTTGGAGCGGACGTGGAGGACCTTGTGCGGCAGCTGGTGCAGGAAGCCAACGGAGATGTGGAGTTGGCACAATATGGCATCATCTACCTGGATGAGGTGGACAAGCTGGCTACCCCATTGGGCGTTCTGGGAAGGGACGTAAGCGGCCGAGGGGTCCAAGCGAATCTTCTCAAGTTGATGGAAGAAACGGAGGTGCCTCTGCGGGCTGCCTACGATGTTCAAGGCCAAATCCAAGCCCTTTTGGAGTTGCAGCAAGGGAAACCTCTCCAGAAAACCATCAACACGCGCTATATCCTTTTTGTTGTAAGCGGGGCGTTTGAGAAACTCACCGAAATTGTGGCACGGCGGCTGTCCAAGGCTCAAGTCGGCTTTCAGCCCCGTACCCCAACGCAAACTCCGAGGTGGGAAGACCTCTGGGAAGAAGCAACAACGGAAGACTTTATTGAATACGGGTTGGAACCCGAGTTTGTGGGACGTTTGCCGGTCCGGGTAGCGTGCTCTCCCTTGGATGAGGAAGATCTTTTCCGAATCCTTCGGGATTCCGAAGGGTCTATCCTGAAGCAGTACGAGGCATCACTTCGAGCTTACGGCATCGAGACAGAGTTTACGGAAGCCGCTTTGCGAGCCATTGCCAGGAAGGCCTCGGGAGAAAAAACCGGAGCGCGTGGGCTCATGACCATTCTTGAAAGGATCTTGCGTCCTCTCAAGTTCGAATTACCCGGAGCTGGCCAAGGAAGACTTCTCATCGATCAGGATTTCGTCGAGGACCCCCGCGGGGGTCTCCCACGCATTCTGGACCGTTGGCAACAAGAACAGGCTCGGAACCGGGCACAAGAGCTGGAAGAATTTGCAGCATCCTTTGCCCAACAACACGGTCTTTCGCTGGAGTTTAGTCCGCAGGCAGTCGATCGTCTCCTTGCGGAAGCTTCTCTAGAAGCTGGAGCGGTGCGTCGGCTCTGTGAGGAAAAATTCCGTGATTTCGAATACGGTCTAAAACTCATCCAGAAAAGCACAGGCAGAACCCGTTTCACGATTAGCGAAGAGGCCGTGCTGGATCCCCAGGGGGTTCTTAACCGGTGGGTAGCCGACGCCTGCGGTGGAACTACCCCAGATGAGAGCTCTGCCTGA
- the deoC gene encoding deoxyribose-phosphate aldolase, producing the protein MNPQILAARIDHTLLSPTAGQAEIARLCDEALQHGFGCVCVAPRWVSLAKSLLKGSTTKIASVVAFPLGHTLPSVKKYETLELVALGVDEVDCVIDLAAAKMGNWRELTEDLEGVVNAAGGRLVKAIIEAACLSDAELDETCRCVMRAGAAFVKTSTGFGFPGATTTLVRRIKQIVGDSLRIKASGGIRTLEQAIALLEAGADRLGTTASVAIMDQLRSGTSPSRKGDLG; encoded by the coding sequence ATGAATCCCCAGATACTGGCAGCCCGCATTGACCACACACTCCTAAGCCCGACGGCGGGGCAGGCTGAGATTGCGCGGCTATGCGATGAGGCTCTCCAGCATGGCTTTGGTTGCGTTTGTGTGGCGCCTCGATGGGTGAGCCTCGCAAAATCCTTGCTTAAAGGAAGCACAACCAAAATCGCCTCCGTCGTAGCGTTTCCACTGGGCCATACATTGCCCTCGGTCAAAAAATACGAAACACTAGAGCTTGTAGCCCTGGGGGTCGACGAAGTGGATTGTGTCATTGACCTTGCTGCGGCCAAGATGGGCAACTGGAGAGAGCTCACCGAGGACCTAGAGGGCGTCGTCAACGCGGCTGGCGGCCGCTTGGTCAAGGCCATCATCGAGGCGGCCTGCCTCAGCGACGCCGAACTCGATGAGACTTGCCGCTGTGTGATGCGGGCAGGTGCGGCGTTTGTGAAAACCTCTACGGGTTTTGGGTTTCCAGGAGCGACAACGACGCTTGTTCGTCGCATCAAACAAATTGTGGGAGATTCCCTCAGGATCAAGGCGTCGGGTGGGATTCGCACTTTGGAACAGGCGATCGCTCTCCTGGAAGCGGGAGCAGACCGCTTGGGCACTACTGCTTCGGTTGCTATTATGGACCAGTTGCGGTCTGGGACTTCTCCCAGCCGGAAGGGAGATCTCGGTTAA
- a CDS encoding alpha/beta hydrolase, protein MQDPQVFGATTGRNGRWGKRVFHRAWSGIVDGVSFGFIAWLQARHPLSKDYPFQLDRYIATWEDKDPLEYYGIPEKQASNLLQVIQRQVERGERKIRFRSLIESPFARNNVAVFDFYPCPFGWHAPTMILAHGLMSVSDIGYRIWAERLNRWGWNAIFMHLPYHYERRPKGYLTGELAVGADLIRTAEGVRQAVVDMRVVVRWLVSQGSARIGGWGTSYGGWIVGQTACVEPLLERVILVEPILRIDKAMWESPAGAGLRRELRRVGVTQELTERHLRLACPSYNSPKAKRGFILLVAGEYDRIVPPELLWELHRRWEGSHFYCFPQGHVGYRLMPESFRLATQLWSDDFRRGSS, encoded by the coding sequence ATGCAGGATCCACAAGTTTTCGGGGCAACGACGGGAAGGAACGGGCGTTGGGGAAAAAGAGTCTTCCATCGAGCTTGGTCGGGCATCGTAGACGGGGTGAGCTTTGGGTTTATTGCATGGCTCCAGGCGCGCCACCCTCTCTCCAAGGATTACCCGTTCCAATTGGATCGATACATAGCCACCTGGGAGGACAAGGACCCCCTGGAGTATTACGGGATCCCCGAAAAACAGGCTTCTAACCTTTTACAGGTTATCCAGAGACAGGTCGAAAGAGGGGAGCGGAAGATTCGCTTTCGAAGCCTCATTGAGAGCCCCTTTGCTCGGAACAACGTGGCGGTCTTCGATTTCTACCCGTGCCCCTTCGGTTGGCATGCCCCAACGATGATTTTGGCTCATGGGCTTATGTCAGTAAGCGACATTGGGTATCGGATCTGGGCGGAAAGACTCAACCGTTGGGGGTGGAACGCGATTTTCATGCATTTACCGTATCATTACGAGCGAAGGCCCAAAGGGTACCTTACGGGGGAGCTAGCCGTAGGAGCCGATCTTATACGAACCGCTGAGGGAGTTCGACAAGCGGTGGTCGACATGCGAGTGGTAGTGCGGTGGCTTGTGTCTCAGGGAAGTGCAAGGATCGGCGGCTGGGGCACAAGTTATGGGGGATGGATCGTCGGCCAGACCGCTTGTGTGGAACCTTTGCTGGAGCGGGTCATCTTAGTCGAGCCTATCCTCCGCATCGATAAAGCCATGTGGGAATCTCCCGCAGGAGCCGGATTACGCAGGGAGCTGCGACGGGTCGGGGTCACTCAGGAGTTAACCGAAAGACACCTCCGGCTGGCCTGCCCCAGTTACAACTCGCCCAAGGCAAAGCGGGGGTTTATTCTTTTGGTAGCAGGGGAGTATGACCGGATTGTCCCTCCGGAGCTTCTGTGGGAGTTGCATCGTCGATGGGAAGGGTCTCACTTTTATTGCTTTCCCCAAGGACATGTAGGGTATCGCCTTATGCCGGAAAGTTTCCGGCTAGCAACCCAGCTTTGGTCGGACGATTTTAGGCGCGGCTCTTCATAG
- a CDS encoding ABC transporter ATP-binding protein: MGKTISGKEGFALRDPDSLLVLAVQKVSKIYRLWNRPSDRLKYSIVRRAAAFTSMFSSTARLAGLLAQTCDSLMQEFYALREVSLEVWRGEVVGIVGRNGSGKSTLLQIIAGTLQPTSGYVKTYGKVAALLELGSGFNPEYTGRENVFMNAAVLGLSHKEVQGKMEEILSFADIGGFIDQPLKTYSSGMVVRLAFAVQVAMNPEILIVDEALAVGDEAFQRKCFARLEELKEKGTTILFVTHDTAKVVSLCSRAVLLDQGEKLVEGSPKNVVAIYHKLLYGKETDRGRLREEFERLESSSPPEPATRRALSVTGVSLGTTESIEEGFFDPNFVSQSVVEYPAQEVRIIDPHLETLTGRRVNHLRRGKEYAYIYKVCFEREAWRVRFGSLLKTVDGVALGGMVSHCEEDPLPYVPAGEVLEVRFRFRCHLLPGTYFLNAGVVARHACEEEFLHRLIDVVIFRVLPEPALRVNSYVDFLEEVTLRSASGSLLNGKETS, from the coding sequence GTGGGGAAAACGATCTCTGGGAAGGAAGGGTTTGCGTTGAGGGATCCCGATTCATTGTTAGTTCTTGCGGTTCAAAAGGTTTCCAAGATCTACCGGCTTTGGAACCGACCAAGCGATCGCCTGAAGTATAGCATCGTGCGGCGGGCAGCAGCTTTTACGTCCATGTTTTCGTCCACCGCGCGGCTTGCGGGTCTTTTAGCGCAGACTTGTGACTCGCTCATGCAAGAGTTTTATGCGCTTCGCGAGGTATCTCTGGAAGTTTGGCGAGGGGAAGTGGTGGGGATTGTGGGGCGAAATGGCTCGGGAAAATCGACTCTTTTGCAAATTATTGCAGGGACGCTGCAGCCAACCTCTGGATATGTGAAAACGTATGGCAAGGTTGCAGCGCTTCTCGAGCTTGGATCGGGATTTAATCCCGAATACACCGGTCGAGAAAATGTTTTTATGAACGCTGCCGTCCTCGGACTTTCCCATAAGGAGGTTCAAGGAAAGATGGAGGAGATTCTGTCTTTTGCCGATATTGGCGGCTTCATTGACCAGCCTCTTAAGACCTACTCCAGTGGAATGGTTGTCAGACTGGCTTTCGCGGTTCAGGTCGCCATGAACCCGGAGATTCTCATTGTTGACGAGGCCCTAGCCGTTGGGGATGAGGCTTTCCAGCGGAAATGCTTCGCACGGTTGGAGGAGTTGAAAGAGAAAGGAACGACCATCCTATTTGTGACCCACGATACCGCAAAGGTAGTTTCTCTATGTTCCCGGGCTGTTCTTTTAGATCAGGGAGAGAAACTAGTGGAGGGATCGCCAAAAAATGTTGTAGCCATTTATCATAAGCTGCTCTATGGCAAGGAGACTGACCGCGGAAGGCTCCGGGAAGAATTCGAGCGACTGGAATCTTCATCACCGCCTGAGCCCGCGACTCGACGGGCTCTTTCCGTCACAGGAGTTTCCTTGGGCACCACGGAGTCCATAGAAGAAGGTTTTTTTGATCCGAATTTTGTGAGCCAGTCTGTGGTGGAGTATCCTGCTCAGGAAGTGCGTATTATCGATCCTCACTTGGAAACTCTAACAGGACGGAGAGTGAATCACTTGCGACGCGGCAAGGAGTATGCCTATATCTATAAAGTTTGCTTTGAAAGAGAAGCGTGGAGAGTTCGCTTCGGGAGTCTTTTAAAAACCGTTGATGGCGTGGCGTTAGGCGGCATGGTGAGTCATTGTGAAGAGGACCCGCTGCCATACGTACCCGCAGGCGAGGTGTTGGAGGTTCGATTTCGGTTCCGGTGTCATCTTTTGCCGGGCACCTATTTCCTTAATGCGGGTGTTGTTGCTCGGCACGCCTGTGAGGAGGAATTTTTGCATCGGTTGATTGATGTGGTGATCTTTCGCGTTTTGCCAGAGCCTGCGTTGCGCGTCAATTCGTACGTGGACTTCTTGGAGGAGGTCACCCTCCGGTCCGCATCGGGGAGTCTTCTAAATGGTAAGGAGACGAGCTAG